The region CTCCGTCAAACTGAGCAGAATCGTAGAAGTGCGCTTCATCATCGAAGTGATCGCCCTGCAATTGCAAGGTGCGGTCCCAAAGGCTTCTCGACGGATAGGGTTCATATCCCTCGCCGTTTATCTGCCAATAAAGTCCGCTGTTCGGTTCCAGAAAACGCTGGTCGCCGAGGATGCGATTAAAGAAGACTTCACCCCCCGCTTCAATCTCGGCCGAACCGATCATCGCTGTCAGAATGTATTCCAACTGCTCGTCGAAGTTCCGCTCGACCAGATTGGTGAGCGTGCGATCAAGTGCGATGCCTCCGCCAACCAACAGCACAGCAATCCAGCCAGCCGCGATCAGCAGCATGCGCCGCGCGACGCTGCCCTGGCTTACAGGTGCTTCGTCGGATATCGCCCTATGCTCGTGGAGCTTCTGCGGGGTCGTCGAGGCTGTATCCGAGGCCACGGATCGTAGTGATTACCTCTGCGCCAAGTTTCTTACGGATGCGGGTGACAAACACTTCGATCGTGTTCGAATCGCGGTCGAAGTCCTGATCATAGATGTGCTCGATTAACTCAGTCCGACTGACGACCTTGCCCTTGTGATGCATCAGATAGCTGAGCAGCTTATATTCCTGAGCGGTCAGTTTGACCGGCTCGCCATTCAGCGTGACACGGCCTGAACGCGTGTCCAAACGCACGTCACCGGCGGTCAGCTCTGCCGAAGTGTTGCCCGAAGCACGGCGAATGAGCGCGCGCAGGCGAGCGATCAGCTCTTCGGTTTGGAATGGCTTTGCAAGATAATCATCCGCGCCAGCGTCCAGCCCGGCAACCTTGTCTGACCAACTGTCACGCGCAGTCAGCACCAGCACCGGAAAGCCGCGGCCTTCCTTGCGCCACATGCCAAGCACCGTCAGGCCGTCAATCTCGGGCAGACCAAGATCAAGCACAACCGCGTCATATTCTTCAGTGCTTCCAAGGAAATGGCCGTCTTCACCATCGGTGGAGAGATCGACCGCATAGCCGTTCTGCTCCAGCGTTGATTTCAACTGCTGACCTAGGGTCGGTTCGTCTTCGACAATAAGAATGCGCATATTTGCCTGCTAGTCCTAGATCAATTGTCGGGAGTGTTGAGCGTTTGCGTAGCCAGCGTCAAGCGCACGGCGTGATTGTCCACCTGCATTCAGCGAAAGTCTCAGCTCGAACGGCGGATTATGCGGCCAGTGCGCGCATCAACGTCAACATAAGTCACCCGGCCATCCTTGATGAACTTCAGCCTGTATGCGCGCGCCGTGGCATCATATGCTGGTCCAAGGTATTCACTACCGCGCATTTGCGGCAGAACCCGCCGCTCGATCTCGCGCAGAGACAACACATTGCCGGCGCGCATTTCCTTGCGCGCTTCGTTCTGGTCATTTCGCGATTGCTCATGCGCCGGAGCCGGAGCTGCAAGACCGGTAGCGACAATGGCAAACGCAGCCAAAAGAGATGCAATCCGTTTCATGGTGCTGTCATGCCTATTCGCGAGCCATTGAACAAGGTGTGAATATGCCGCCTTCCTGCGGTTCAGGAAACGCGCAATGGATAAGCAGTGGTTTGCAAGCCAAGTGCTGCACGCTAGGGCGATGGCAACTGGGAGACACTCGATGCTTAAGTCATTCTTCAGCGCAGCCGCACTCGCGAGCGCTGTAATTGCTTTTTCGGCGCCTGCAGCGGCACAAATGGAACGCGTGCCCGATCGGCCAGCTGGCGAAGGCGAAGGACCATACGATACGCTGCTCATCAAGGGCGCAACGATTATCGATGGAACTGGCGCACCCCCAGAAGGGCCCGTCAGCATCCTTGTCGAGGGCAACCGTATTGCCCGTATCCTTCGCGGTGGAGCGAATATCCCAGCCGATCGCGTAATTGATGCCAGCGGGATGTATATATTACCGGGGTTCGTCGACACTCACGGTCATAATGGCGATCCATCGAAGGCTCCTCAGCCATCCTATGGCTTTAAGCTCTGGCTTGCTCATGGGGTTACAAGCGTTCGCGGGGTCGGTTTCGGGTTTGGTCCAGACGATCCTTCGCTTGATCAGAAGCGCAGAAGCGCGGCCAATACGATCACCGCGCCTCGGCTGTTCGCTTACACTGTTCCAGGAGATGTATGGCCGAACGGCGCAATTCGCACGCCTCAGCAGGGCCGCGAATGGGTGCGCTGGATAGCAAAGCGGGGCTATGACGGGATCAAGTTCTTCAACAATGAAGATCCCGCCACGCTTGCCGCGATCCTGGATGAATCGGACAAGCTGGGGCTCGGCAGTGTCGCGCACCTGGGTCAACGCGGGGTAGCCGAAGTCAATGCAAGGGTCGCGACTGAGCTTGGGCTTGACGGTGTCACCCACTTCTATGGCCATTTTGAGAGCCTGCTCGATGGTGCCGCGCTGCCGCAATACCCCGCTGACTACAATTATCTGGATGAGCAATCACGCTTTGCATGGGTGGCAAGGCTGGCCGATCAGGTGGGCGATCCCGGCAGTGAGCAATGGAGCGCCTATATCGATCATTTGATCGAAAATGACGCAACGCTCAGCCCTACATTCAACATTTATTCGGCCAGTCGCGACGTTATGAAGGCGCGCAACATGGAATGGCACGAGAAATACACTCTGCCTTCGCTGATGCAATTCTACGCGCCGAGCCTGACCAATCACGGCAGCTATTACCATGACTGGACCAGCGAGGATGAAGTCGCCTGGCGCAATTTCTATCGCAAATGGTTCGATCTGACGCGCGAATTCAAGGACCGCGGCGGGCGCGTGACCGCTGGTTCCGATCCTGGCTATATTTACCAGACATGGGGTTTTGCCTATATCGGTGAGCTTGAGATGCTGCGCGAAGCGGGCCTGACGCCGCTTGAGGTTATTCAGGCAGCAACCATCAATGGCGCGCGCGAGATCTATGAGCCAAAAGGTGAAGAGCCGCCCATGGGTTCGATAAAGGAAGGCAAGCTCGCCGACCTTGTGATTGTGCCCGAAAACCCGCTTGCCAATCTGAAAGTGCTCTACGGCACTGGCCATACGCGCCTCAATCGTGAGACCAATACTCTCGAGACCGTCGGCGGTGTGCGGTGGACGATCAAGGACGGCATCGTGTTCGACGCGCCAGCGCTGCTGAAAGACGTGGCCGATATGGTCGAAATGCAGAAGCTGCGAGAAAACGCCATCATGCAGTCAAAGCAGGCAGAATAGTAACAACCGCATGCGGTGATGGCTTGCGGGGCGGCGCGCCCTCGCCTACCTGCCGCCCACTATGGCTCAACCACCAATCCTCTCCTGGGAAGGTCTCGGCCTGCAGCAAGGCGGACGTTGGCTGCTGGGCGGTCCAGAACGCGAAGATATCGATCTGCATATCGGCCCGCGCGATCGGCTCGCGCTGATCGGTCGCAACGGGGCTGGCAAGACCACATTGTTCCGCCTGATCAATGACGAGATCGAAGCCGATCGTGGCCAGCGAAAAGTCAAGCAAGGCATGCGCGTAGTTGTGCTGGAGCAAGACCCTGACTTCGACGGTTTTGAGACCTTGATGGACTGGGCGTTGGCGGGCGAGGACGCGCCGGCTGAATATGAAGTCGAAGCAATCGCCGGTCAGTTGGGTATCGACATGACAACCCCTTCCAAAGGGGCAAGCGGCGGCGAGAGGCGACGCGCAGCCATTGCTCGGGCATTGGCGCAAGAGCCAGACCTGCTGCTGATGGACGAGCCAACCAACCATCTCGACCTGAGCGCTATTGATTGGCTAGAAGACTGGCTGACACGCTTCAAGGGCGCGTTTGTTGTCATCAGCCACGACAGGACGTTTCTGAAACGGCTGACCAATGCAACGCTGTGGCTGGATCGCGGGATCATCCGTCGTAAGGATGTCGGCTTTGGCGGATACGAGGCATGGGAAGAGCAAGTTTACGCCGAGGAAGCCCGTGCCGCTGAAAAGCTCGATGCCAAACTGAAACTCGAGGCGCACTGGCTCGAGCGTGGTGTCACCGCACGGCGCAAGCGCAACCAAGGTCGACTTGAGAAATTGTGGCAGATGCGTGCGCAACGCGCTGCAATGATTTCCGGTGGCGGAACCGCCAAACTGAAATTGGCGACCGAAGAGGAATTCAAGTCGAAGTCCGTGATCGTGGCTGAAAACATCACCAAGTCTTATGATGGCCGCGCTGTTATTAAACCGTTCAGCCTGCGCATCCAGCGCGGCGACAGGATCGGTATTGTGGGTGCAAACGGTGCAGGCAAAACGACGCTGCTCAAAATGCTGACTGGCGAGCTCGAGCCGGACAGCGGCAGCGTGACGATCTCCAAAAAACTGACAGGCGTGATGATCGATCAGCAGCGCAGCCTGATGGAAGCGGACACGACAGTGCGTCAGTTACTGGCTGAGGGTGGTGACTGGCTCGACGTGCGGGGCAATCGCAAGCATGTTCAAGCTTACCTTAAAGACTTTCTGTTCGACCCCAAGATCGTCGACACCAAGGTCGGCATATTGTCCGGCGGCGAAAAGTCGCGGCTGTTGCTAGCACGCGAATTCGCCCGCAAGTCGAATTTGCTGGTTCTGGACGAGCCAACCAACGATCTCGATCTGGAAACGCTTGACCTGCTGCAGGAAGTGATTGCTGACTATGACGGAACTGTCCTGATCGTCAGCCATGACCGCGACTTCCTTGATCGCACGGTCACGCTGACGCTCGGCCTTGATGGCAGCGGCAGTGTTGATGTGGTTGCGGGCGGCTATGAGGATTGGGAGCGCAAACGCCGTCAGCCCATCACCTCCAAGGCCAAATCATCAAGCACAAAGAAGAAGCCCGATAAAACCACGCAAGCCGCGGTGCAAAAGCAGTCAAAGCCCGACAAACTGTCCTACAAGGATCAGCGCGATTACGAACTGCTCCCCGCTCGCATTGAAGAACTGGAAGGTGCAATCGCCAAGGGCGAGCAAATCCTGTCGGACCCCGAACTCTACACCAAGGACCCGCAGAAATTTGCGACCATCAGCAAGGGTTTGGAGAATGCCCGGGCGAAAAAGGACGCAGCCGAAGAGCGCTGGCTGGAGATTGCGGAGATGGTTGAGGGGTAAGTTCCAACACGATGGAACACTTGGAACACTGTCCTGGCCCAATAAACCCCACTTTACCGCATCCGATAAAAATCCGCCACACGGTCGAGCGCCAGCTTGAGGACCAGCTTACCGCTTCGTGCAGGCCAACCGAGCCGCTTTTCTGCGTCAGGCAGACCTTCCCCTGCGCAAACAACGCGCCAGAGGATGTCCTGCAAGCCGCTGCCCGCTTAGCGCAGCGCGCCATCAAAACGATCCTTGGCTGCGATCTGCCGTTCGTTTGTGGTAAGGCCTTGCTCGCCGGTCGTTTTTACTCGCACCGGATCCCATCGCATGGTGACATTCGCGCCCAAATGCGCGCGTTCATAGTCATCGCGCAAACGCTCGCCCGCAACGAACAGTCGCTCGTCAATATGCCCGCGCGCATGGAGCCAGCTGAGCGGAGATTCAGCCAGATTGAC is a window of Altererythrobacter rubellus DNA encoding:
- a CDS encoding response regulator transcription factor, which produces MRILIVEDEPTLGQQLKSTLEQNGYAVDLSTDGEDGHFLGSTEEYDAVVLDLGLPEIDGLTVLGMWRKEGRGFPVLVLTARDSWSDKVAGLDAGADDYLAKPFQTEELIARLRALIRRASGNTSAELTAGDVRLDTRSGRVTLNGEPVKLTAQEYKLLSYLMHHKGKVVSRTELIEHIYDQDFDRDSNTIEVFVTRIRKKLGAEVITTIRGLGYSLDDPAEAPRA
- a CDS encoding PepSY domain-containing protein, with the translated sequence MKRIASLLAAFAIVATGLAAPAPAHEQSRNDQNEARKEMRAGNVLSLREIERRVLPQMRGSEYLGPAYDATARAYRLKFIKDGRVTYVDVDARTGRIIRRSS
- a CDS encoding amidohydrolase family protein; amino-acid sequence: MLKSFFSAAALASAVIAFSAPAAAQMERVPDRPAGEGEGPYDTLLIKGATIIDGTGAPPEGPVSILVEGNRIARILRGGANIPADRVIDASGMYILPGFVDTHGHNGDPSKAPQPSYGFKLWLAHGVTSVRGVGFGFGPDDPSLDQKRRSAANTITAPRLFAYTVPGDVWPNGAIRTPQQGREWVRWIAKRGYDGIKFFNNEDPATLAAILDESDKLGLGSVAHLGQRGVAEVNARVATELGLDGVTHFYGHFESLLDGAALPQYPADYNYLDEQSRFAWVARLADQVGDPGSEQWSAYIDHLIENDATLSPTFNIYSASRDVMKARNMEWHEKYTLPSLMQFYAPSLTNHGSYYHDWTSEDEVAWRNFYRKWFDLTREFKDRGGRVTAGSDPGYIYQTWGFAYIGELEMLREAGLTPLEVIQAATINGAREIYEPKGEEPPMGSIKEGKLADLVIVPENPLANLKVLYGTGHTRLNRETNTLETVGGVRWTIKDGIVFDAPALLKDVADMVEMQKLRENAIMQSKQAE
- a CDS encoding ABC-F family ATP-binding cassette domain-containing protein — translated: MAQPPILSWEGLGLQQGGRWLLGGPEREDIDLHIGPRDRLALIGRNGAGKTTLFRLINDEIEADRGQRKVKQGMRVVVLEQDPDFDGFETLMDWALAGEDAPAEYEVEAIAGQLGIDMTTPSKGASGGERRRAAIARALAQEPDLLLMDEPTNHLDLSAIDWLEDWLTRFKGAFVVISHDRTFLKRLTNATLWLDRGIIRRKDVGFGGYEAWEEQVYAEEARAAEKLDAKLKLEAHWLERGVTARRKRNQGRLEKLWQMRAQRAAMISGGGTAKLKLATEEEFKSKSVIVAENITKSYDGRAVIKPFSLRIQRGDRIGIVGANGAGKTTLLKMLTGELEPDSGSVTISKKLTGVMIDQQRSLMEADTTVRQLLAEGGDWLDVRGNRKHVQAYLKDFLFDPKIVDTKVGILSGGEKSRLLLAREFARKSNLLVLDEPTNDLDLETLDLLQEVIADYDGTVLIVSHDRDFLDRTVTLTLGLDGSGSVDVVAGGYEDWERKRRQPITSKAKSSSTKKKPDKTTQAAVQKQSKPDKLSYKDQRDYELLPARIEELEGAIAKGEQILSDPELYTKDPQKFATISKGLENARAKKDAAEERWLEIAEMVEG